In the Topomyia yanbarensis strain Yona2022 chromosome 3, ASM3024719v1, whole genome shotgun sequence genome, one interval contains:
- the LOC131689919 gene encoding keratin, type I cytoskeletal 9-like isoform X2, whose translation MDLNITALKKGLIPVGVLPGAAYVPVAVPVPVPVAPVAVAPAVPIAPAIGIGAPAFGGSNAEAQSASFNIGLGGISGSFSKSAANSNSFGGGGFGGAGSSASAAAESGSYGGGFGGFGGSSSNAYASSNSFGGGGGFYPFFG comes from the exons GCCTAATTCCGGTGGGTGTGTTGCCGGGCGCAGCATATGTCCCTGTTGCAGTTCCCGTTCCAGTTCCAGTGGCACCCGTCGCTGTTGCTCCTGCTGTACCAATCGCTCCGGCAATTGGCATTGGAGCTCCAG CATTCGGGGGTAGCAACGCAGAAGCCCAATCGGCATCGTTCAACATAGGGCTCGGAGGCATAAGTGGATCGTTCAGCAAATCAGCAGCCAACTCGAACTCGTTTGGCGGCGGCGGTTTCGGCGGTGCAGGGTCATCTGCTAGTGCAGCTGCCGAATCTGGCTCGTATGGTGGCGGCTTCGGTGGATTCGGGGGTTCATCGTCGAATGCGTACGCGTCCTCGAACTCGTTCGGAGGTGGTGGTGGATTCTACCC GTTCTTCGGCTAG